AccaggagagaaaggaggacaCGGCACTGACAGCTAGCGGGAAGATGAACTAACTTGCTATGACCACGCTGggaattacacacacatgcatgtgttcgTCTTtatgaatatatgtgtgtgcgtatttatAGAATCAGCATGTATGATATTCTTGCGCTTTATTTTGTAGGATAAATAATTGTGTGGGGGAGCTAAACCAGAAATACTTTATCCAGTTCCTCTTTTATACTGGTAAGGACAGGCGATCAGTGTATTATCATTACATTTGCTGTCATTACTGCAGAAGGAAAGTCAGTATATTTATTGGAATTATTGTTTGTGATGGTAGGACTAGCCAGTCTGTACTCTATAGCGCTGGTGGTGTCTGCCTGGGTCTGGAGGATtcgcagcgagagagagggcgaTGAAGACGGAGACAGAGATCCCAGCGAAGCTCCCAGCAAACACCTGACAGTGTGAGTTTATCACAGACACCAGCAAACACCTGACAGTGTGAGTTTATCACAGACACCAGCAAACACCTGACAGTGTGAGTTTATCACAGACACCAGCAAACACCTGACAGTGTGAGTTTATCACAGATACCAGCAAACACCTGACAGTGTGAGTttgtcacagacacagacagcttGCTGTGATTATGTTTGGCTGTTTCTTTGACTGCTGTAGTAATGCTGTACTTTCAGTGCTGATATCTCCTCCCTGTCTCTTAGAGCACATTATATCATCCTTCTTGTGGAGTCGGtgctttttggagtttttgtcTTGGTCATCTTCTACGATCAGGTATCTCTTGTAATGGCGACTTAATGTTTACGATCAGGGTTGTgcggggtgtgtggggtgtatggAGTGTGACCGGGttttgtggggtgtgtggggtgtatggagtgtgaccgggttgtgtggggtgtatggagtgtgacggggttgtgtggggtgtatggagtgtgaccgggttgtgtggggtgtgtggggtgtatggagtgtgaccgggttgtgtggggtgtgtggggtgtatggAGTGTGACCAGGTTGTGTGGGGTGTATGGAGTGTGACCGggttgtgtggggtgtgtggggtgtatggAGTGTGACCAGGTTGTGTGGGGTGTATGGAGTGTGACCGggttgtgtggggtgtgtggggtgtatggAGTGTGACCGGGGttgtgtggggagtgtggggtgtatggagtgtgaccaggttgtgtggggtgtgtgggtgtatggaGTGTGACGGGttgtgtggggagtgtggggtgtatggagtgtgaccaggttgtgtggggtgtgtgggttgTATGGAGTGTGACCGggttgtgtggggtgtgtggggtgtatggagtgtgaccaggttgtgtggggtgtgtggggtgtatggAGTGTGACGGGGTTGTGTGGGGTGTATGGAGTGTGACCGGGttgtgtggggagtgtggggtGTATGGAGTGTGACCAGGTTGTGTGGGGTGTATGGAGTGTGACCGGGttgtgtggggagtgtggggtGTATGGAGTGTGACCGGGttgtgtggggagtgtggggtGTATGGAGTGTGACCAGGttgtgtggggagtgtggggtGTATGGAGTGTGACCGGGttgtgtggggagtgtggggtGTATGGAGTGTGACCGGGttgtgtgggggttggggtgtatggagtgtgaccaggttgtgtgggagtgtggggtgtatggagtgtgacgggttgtgtggggtgtggggtgtatgGAGTGTGACCGGGttgtgtggggagtgtggggtgtatggagtgtgaccggggtgtgtggggagtgtggggtGTATGGAGTGTGACCAGGTTGTGTGGGGTGTATGGAGTGTGACCAGGTTGTGTGGGGTGTATGGAGTGTGACCGggttgtgtggggtgtgtggggtgtatggAGTGTGACGGGGttgtgtggggagtgtggggtgtatggagtgtgaccaggttgtgtggggtgtgtggggtgtgacCAGGTTGTGTGGGGTGTATGGAGTGTGACCAGGttgtgtggggagtgtggggtGTATGGAGTGTGACGGGGttgtgtggggagtgtggggtgtatggagtgtgaccaggttgtgtggggtgtgtggggtgtatggagtgtgaccaggttgtgtggggtgtgtgggttgtgtgctGAGGGCTTGGGATTCAGACCCAGTTGTtcagcaaagtaaaaaaaaaatgctgttgtaACTGCAGATATTGTAGAAGACAGGAAGGATTGGTAAAAATAGTACTGACGTATAATGTGTGCATTATAataatccctccctcccccctacAGCTAGTATCCATCATTACGGATGAAACACCGATTGAACAGATGAAAAACAGACTAATGAAGGACAGAGCTTCCGGCtcccagcacacgcacacaatgcacacacacacacgcaaacccaAACTAGCGCTCCTCAGAGAGGTCTTTGGAAGaggtgagtgcatgcgtgtgtgtgtgtgtgtgtgtgtgtgcgcatgtgtcaaCAGCCAATTTAAAGTGACTACTGTTACTTGAGCTACTGTTAGTCACCTAAGTTCTAAATTAATCAAATGTTGTCAAACTAGTCATAATATACAATTAAAGTAGTTACAATACCTTAAATGGCCATGAAATTGTAACCCTGTTTTGCCTCAGTAGGCACTGAAGCGCTAATCGAATCGTGTAGACACAAGCGTATGTACCAATTCATCCCTAGTATACAGTTCAATATGTATCTGGTTATGTGTCTGTTCCAGGgtcagtttgtgtatgtgaagtactaatgcactgtgtgtgtcgGTTTTTCTCACTGTTCCAGGGTCAGTTCTGTGTTGGCTGTTTCCTCTCCATGCCAGCCCCCCCTCAGCCGGGGGGATGACCTACTCTGCTCTGCCGGACTACGATGTGTGACGCTGTAATGCTGTAACCTTTATAGTGGAAGTGTTGGAGCAGACATTGGCTGTGTTCAAAACTGCATACTATCTGTACTTGGCATACTAACTGTGATGTAAAATGAGTACATAGTATGCTTCATGTGCATAGTGTGCTCATTCTGAGTCTACAAGAAGTGTCGGGATGCATGCATACTACATTGCACATGTGCAAAAAAATGTGATCAAGGTTGCTCAGTGGTAAAGAGCATCACGGCTAGGTGTCAACACTGAGTAGCCAATCGTATGGTGTGATTGCAAGGAATAATTTCTGATGACACAACTCTGGCAGCAGCACCACCTAGCTTTCAACTGATGTATTGGAAAATGCATTAGCATGCACACAGCTTACTTCTGAAGAAAATTCAATGACATGGCAAATTTCCTAGAACAACCTCTGATGACAACGGAAACAGAGGGAAGTACAGAAAAAAACTCTGTCCCGTATTAATTCAGTAAGGAATGCTACATTTTATTCAGCGATAAGGGACGATTCCATGGGGGTGGCAACACCAAAGACGCTGTATGTGGGAGTATGCTTGTGGGAATCTTGGTGCATTAAAAAACTATATAAATGATGACAGTAATGACCAAAAGTGGAATATTTGTATGGAAACTGAGAGCAGTAACACTAAAGAGAAAATTATCCAGCGATTTatatcagtatttttatttattttggccatggatgaaaaatacattaatgaacAATATCTGTATATGTAGTGAAATTTAGTCAATCTAATGAGATGTGTTTACAACGTGGCTACTGATGGCTGCAGATGGTGTGGTTAAGGGTACTCAATTCCAAAACATCCTGTGTACCAGCTATTCATGCTGATGTCCATCTT
The nucleotide sequence above comes from Anguilla rostrata isolate EN2019 chromosome 7, ASM1855537v3, whole genome shotgun sequence. Encoded proteins:
- the zgc:77880 gene encoding zf-DHHC domain-containing protein, giving the protein MVSTVPVTSSRSDPAVSKMAAVRCRRDPCGFVCLILTYFSVFYADYVVIQYVLIPAYSGSAWCSMHGAFFNILLILLLACHSKAVFSDPGMVPLPETAIDFSDLRSQSSRRNDRGCEGWTVCSRCETYRPPRAHHCRVCQRCIRRMDHHCPWINNCVGELNQKYFIQFLFYTGLASLYSIALVVSAWVWRIRSEREGDEDGDRDPSEAPSKHLTVAHYIILLVESVLFGVFVLVIFYDQLVSIITDETPIEQMKNRLMKDRASGSQHTHTMHTHTRKPKLALLREVFGRGSVLCWLFPLHASPPSAGGMTYSALPDYDV